Sequence from the Diorhabda carinulata isolate Delta chromosome 5, icDioCari1.1, whole genome shotgun sequence genome:
TACATGATAACTTCCTTATTTTTCACgcaaaaacatgaaaaaaaaaacgtgtcctataatgaatataaaattgcaTTGTTTTATATGTCTACATTATCTACTTTCCCAAAATTCTCGTTGCaagaacaattaaaatattttctatgctGTTGTTgtaattattcttaaatatgtgaagtttaaatatctacTAATCTATATAATCCtccttgtaaatatttttttaaaagttaatagATATATTTGCTTAAACATTGTATACATTTTATTGcttctattaataaaatttggaagatatgttgctttaatttattaacataatttcACCTTAATTAGTATGGTACATTAATTAACATTAATGTTTCAAAGCGTATAATTTATTACTTGATATTAGcaaaataatatcattaaatGTGAGAAATTCAATTGGAATTTAGCTCACAATCGATAAGTAATATTAAGAACATTATTGCTAAACAATGAACTATGTACAGGTTTATAAACAAATAGTAATTAAAAATCTAATCCTACGTTATGAATGATTCATTCTTCTACTACCTTAAAAATACatgttaaatcatttttttcgacaaaatgaaatatttctcgcaaaaatttaaacaaaaatgtgatcaaaataaacagaatgtttcataaagaacataaatatacgttaaaattaaaagaaaattcactTACTTtacttttcacttcaatttttGTGTCACAGGATCTCACTATCTTATTTTTAGACATATCTGTAACATTAACAACTATACGCACcactatttattaaaatcttaCATAAAGCTTAATcacaattaaaacaataaaaaattaatgaaaaatgaaaatgtatctCGAAATTATTTACGTTTGTACCTCATACTTTACGCCATCAGCCATAAGTATTTATCATTGTTGCCACGCTTCTCATCAATATTTGTTAtgaattattcatgaaaaaagtACAGTAATCAACAGAAAGCcggaaaatgaataaaatgttaattCTTATTGTGATCCTATGCTTTCagtgaaatatgaaaatatttcaccacttgatattttaatttagagaagaattatttaaaatatattctggAATTCTTAGTTATTTTAATCACATTGACAATACCGTCCGGCGTAATGTCATTATTTCTTCTAGTTATAGAATGGCCTTTACCACCATTAATAgtatgttaattttatatatttaataatgcAATATACATACTGAAAATTCGTTTAAAATAATTACACAATATTTAGAATAAAGTTAAGATGTATTTTAACGATAATTTAGTAGAtttagatatgaaaaataaaatttgaaagaaacgTTTGAATAAGTCAGTTGTCAATGTCATCGCCAGGTGTGGTGCTGTGAAGATTTGTGATGGttttaattttcgaaaatgtttATTAACGATGTTAACAAAAAAGAGGAAATTAGAAACatagcaataaaaaatttacgtaAATTAGATGTTAAACAGCGAATAAAATGTTTTAGGCCGTCTACACaggtaaaatattaaatttcccattcataataatcatttaataatttacttttgtagacaataaaaacaaaaaaactttttaaagtCCCACTCGCGAATCTCGAAAATGAGACTGTTACTCTTAGAAATGGCCAACAATTGGTTATACCTAAAAGGCTGTACGAAATGTGttcatttatattatcaaatGTAGATACTGAAGGTATATTTCGAAAAGAAGGCTCCCGATCTAGAcagaatgaaataaaagtacgttaaaatcaaataattattaaattttatcataatttaacgTTCTCTTCTAGTTATTACTCGATAGGGGATGTATGTTGGGTATAGATCACCACGTAATAGACGTGGCTGTggtattaaaatgttttttgagaGAATTACCCGAACCTTTAATCCCTTTTTCATTTCACGAATTATTCTTAAGATGttctataatagaaaaaaaaatcgaagcAATTTTGTTAGCTTGCCTTTTAGTACCAACAGAGCATTTGAACGTACTTACTTTTCTCATGCAGGTaagactttaaaaaaattttacacttattttattataactataagtaatttttgttttagttttttaatgaaattgcCCTTCACGCTAAATCCAACAAAATGAATTCCTACAACTTATCTCTTTTAATTTCACCAAATATATTTcctttgaatgaaaaaatggtCCCGAAAAATCaactaatgataaaaaaaacatgcGAAATAACTAAAGTAGGTTTCTAGAGGTTCTAATTCATtatgataattaataaatgaatatttctagATAATGATTGAAAATGCTAATAAAATAGGTTTGATTCCGGATTCTATTTTGGAACAAGTTGGAAATTTACAACCTGGAGAACTGGCAGTTAAAACTAAAGTTAAAAGAAGACGTAGTGCATCATTAACAAGTAAGTAATCATATTATCACctcaaatattgtttaaaaatggatatttaataaaaaaaattatttttaatttacagtTAATATTTTAACTTTAGCACTTCTTCTTATAGCATTCTATTCCATATTTAAAACATACAAGGGAAGTTTGGATGGTTGTATTGATTAAATCTTTGATTTCATTGTATTATATTCATATTACCAATTTTTACAtctttaaaatgtgaaaatatctACTATAAATCagtgtataaatttttttgtcattacaTTCTTAAATAGCCAAAATTCTTGAATCCCCCtcgtaaattttcaaaacacgATTCCTATTTTGTACAATATTCATTTTACCGTTGATACCTaaccaaaaataattgaaaaagacaATTTCCCACAACTTTAGACACCAATTTTCATGTTGATTAAGCGTGTTTCTCATAATAAGAGTCTTTGGGATAATGTGTTTGTACCAGGAAACTAACAGGGTTAAATGGAAACGTGGAAAAGGGCGTACTAAGGTGATTAATACAAGCGCTGGTCTGTTTGTAGCAAGTTTTATACATGGGCATCCAACCGAAACAGTCATAGCTGCCGGAACTCATTTTAATCGATTCATTTCCAGGACATATATATGTGGATGTAATTTGAGATCTAGGTGACCGTTAAGGTAACCTGGTTTAGTTTAGTTAGTGATAGATGGcgataaagagattagggaggCTCGGAGTGAATAGAAAGACTGTCTTTTACCAGAGAAGTCCCTTTATACCAATGAAAATGGTTTTACTGAGGCgtaatattgatttataataattgacaAATACAAGAATTTTGTCAATGCGTGTTAGAGTTTGATTTTGTAACAGTGTACAATTTTCAGAATTGTCATAAATACAGGGGTcgattcaacattattaggttAGGTATTTAGTTTTGAGacgttttgtatattatttgcaataataattgtggtaatggtttttttaaactaaaatattgttataatagATCAAAAACGTCTTTTCATAGCGGAAATTATTTCTTGAGTGTTGTCGGAAAAGTATGTtaatgagaaatgaaaaaaaaatttcaacagattGTTTTGGCTCTAAATATCaagcaaaatatgaaatttactcatgaaataatttcattacgactagatacactgaaaaaaataatgttaatgtTACAAACCGGCATAAATACGGGGGTCGATTCAAAAGTATTAGGTTAGGTATTTAGTTTTGAGacgttttgtatattatttgcaataataattgagataatggtttttttaaacgaaaatattgttataatagATCAAAAACGTCTTTTCATAGCGGAAATTATTTCTTGAGTGTTGTCGGAAAAgtatgttgataaaaaatgaaaaaaaaaatttcaacagattGTTTTGGTTCTAAATATCAAGcgaaatatgaaatttactCATGAAACAATTTCATTACGACTagatacactgaaaaaaataatgttaacgTTACAAACCAGCACAAATACGGGGGTCGATTCAAAAGTATTAGGTTAGGTATTTAGTTTTGAGacgttttgtatattatttgcaataataattgtggtaatggtttttttaaacgaaaatattgttataatagATCAAAAACGTCTTTTCATAGCGGAAATTATGTCTTGAGTGTTGTCGGAAAAGTATGTtaatgagaaatgaaaaaaaaatttcaacagattGTTTTGGTTGTAAATATCAAGcgaaatatgaaatttactcatgaaataatttcattacgactagatacactgaaaaaaataatgttaatgtTACAAATCGGCATAAATACGGGGGTCGATTCAAAAGTATTAGGTTAGGTATTTAGTTTTGAgacattttgtatattatttgcaataataattgagataatggtttttttaaacgaaaatattgttataatagATCAAAAACGTCTTTTCATAGCGGAAATTATTTCTTGAGTGTTGTCGGAAAAGTATGTtaatgagaaatgaaaaaaaaatttcaacagattGTTTTGGCTCTAAATATCaagcaaaatatgaaatttactCATGAAACAATTTCATTACGACTAGATACactgtaaaaaataatgttaatgtTACAAACCGGCATAAATACGGGGGTCGATTCAAAAGTATTAGGTTAGGTATTTAGTTTTGAGacgttttgtatattatttgcaataataattgagataatggtttttttaaacgaaaatattgttataatagATCAAAAACGTCTTTTCATAGCGGAAATTATTTCTTGAGTGTTGTCGGAAAAgtatgttgataaaaaatgaaaaaaaaaatttcaacagattGTTTTGGTTCTAAATATCAAGcgaaatatgaaatttactCATGAAACAATTTCATTACGACTAGATACactgtaaaaaataatgttaatgtTACAAACCGGCATAAATACGGGGGTCGATTCAAAAGTATTAGGTTAGGTATTTAGTTTTGAGacgttttgtatattatttgcaataataattgagataatggtttttttaaacgaaaatattgttataatagATCAAAAACGTCTTTTCATAGCGGAAATTATTTCTTGAGTGTTGTCGGAAAAgtatgttgataaaaaatgaaaaaaaaatttcaccagATTGTTTTGGTTCTAAATATCaagcaaaatatgaaatttactCATGAAACAATTTCATTACAACTagatacactgaaaaaaataatgttaacgTTACAAACCAGCACAAATACGGGGGTCGATTCAAAAGTATTAGGTTAGGTATTTAGTTTTGAGacgttttgtatattatttgcaataataattgtagtaatggtttttttaaacgaaaatattgttataatggATCAAAAACGTCTTTTCATAGCGGAAATTATGTCTTGAGTGTTGTCGGAAAAgtatgttgataaaaaatgaagaaaaaaaaatttcaccagATTGTTTTGGTTCTAAATATCAAGcgaaatatgaaatttactCATGAAACAATTTCATTACAACTagatacactgaaaaaaataatgttaacgTTACAAACCAGCACAAATACGGGGGTCGATTCAAAAGTATTAGGTTAGGTATTTAGTTTTGAGacgttttgtatattatttgcAATAATAATTGTGGTAATGGTTTTTTACCGTTATAATAGATGAAACagtgtacactaaagcgttctttgtagcagaaccaTCGCTAGAGTCGCTGTTCTAAGTAGCAGTGCAAAAGAACCAGTTCACCGTGTTTTGCTCGCACTGTGTCTAGAGTAAAAAGGAGTTTAACAACGCGAATATCAATAAAAGTGGTTAATTACAATGTTGTTGTACTAGAATTCTATTTCCAGGAATCTTAAACGGCCTCAAAAAAATAGTCGGCAACAAAAATGACGACAACCAAGCGGTCAATACAGTCACGCCAGATTTACTTCTAACTCCAATACTAACCGTTACAAAAAAGAAGTAAGTACACCGATAACCGTTTATCGAAATAATCGTATTAACGACAAATTTTTTACAGCTCGAACGATCACAAATTTTCGAAACCGAAAATAGAAGCGGGACCCGGCAAAAAACCCCTCCTCCAACGCAGATGGTCCGCCATCACCTCGGTAACGAATATGAAGAGGAAAAAGAGGAATTCGTACGTTTACAAATCGCGCGAGGACAGTTTGAATTCGTCCCAAGAAAATTACGTGCGCGTACCCAAAGTGGAATACGAAGCGATCAAAAACCGAGTCAGCGCGATCGAAAAACGACTGAGTTTGGAATTGGAGAGTGCGGCGAAACGCGAAGCGAACGTCATACAAGACATTCAAACGAAATACGAAAAAACTTTGGGAAACAGCGAACCGCTCAGTCCCGGCACCGACCAATTGGCCAAAAGACTCAGCAGAGAATTGAGGATCAGAAATTGCGATCAGAAGATGATACGCTCGCCCAGCGCTAGAAAAATCGGTAACATTCGAAGGAGATCCAGGGAATTGATGAGGAATAATTCGGTACGACGACAAAATCGATCCAAAAACGACGGCGATGACGCCCGCGTCAATGTCGGTCCGAATAGTTCCGAGGAAATTTCCTCTTCGCCCGGTATCTCGGATAAGAGTTTCTCCAGGCATTCTTCCTTGAGGAAGGAACGGAGGGCGGTTAGGAGGAGCGGAAATTCGACCCCGAAACGAGCGTACGTCAAACAGAAATGTTTCAATTACGATTTACGGCAATTTTCGGAGGTTAATAAGGAAAATAATCCCGTTTGTAATACGCCGGTACCGATGATTAAGAAAACTTTGCCGGTTAAAGGGATACCGAAAAGGATAAGCGGTACTCCGAAGGGAACGGTTAGGAGTACTCCTTTGAGAGTTTTACCGACGACTGATTTCAATTACGTCGATGGTATGtgaaaatattccatttattcggagttattttttttttttaattagaccAAAACCGAAAGTAGATTcgattttttcaagattttcaatAGTCCAGTGTtggaaaaagggaatttttctTTGGTGTGTACATTTGGATCGATCCTCGTActcaatataatcgattttcccataatttcaactgtttttgaCCGAGAAATTGCGTCGTTACTCCCGGtactttgtttttcatcttCTACATCTCTAATTGATGCCATAACCTGAAGTATGAGTTTTGGATGGACCCCTGTACTATTGATAGTCGATTTTTCCCTAATTTTAACCTAAAGAATTTAGAAATGTTACATTTTATACCATCAAACTGTCTAAACAAGGACTTTTCGCATTAAATACTTTTGGTTCGACCCTCGTACTcattataatcgatttttccataatttcatcTGTTTTTCAACGATTTTTGACCGAGAAATTGCCGTCGTTACACCCTgtactttatttttaatcttctaCATCTCTAATTGATGCGATAACCTGAAGTGTAAGTGTCTAAAAGaagatttttctctttaataaCTTTTGGATGGACCCCTGTACTATTGATAGTccatttttccataatttcaacTTCAAGGTTTTAGAAATGTTACATTTTATACCATCAAATTGTCTAAACAAGGACTTTGTTCATTAAATACTTTTGGATCGACCCTCGTACTcattataatcgatttttccataatttcatcTGTTTTTCAACGATTTTTGACCGAGAAATTGCCGTCGTTACATTCCTGtactttgtttttcatcttCTACATCTCTAATTGATGCTATAACCTGAAGTGTAAGTGTCTAAAAGaagatttttctctttaataaCTTTTGGATGGACCCCTGTACTATTGATAGTCCATTTTTCCCTAATTTTAACGTCAAGGTTTTAGAAATGTTACATTTTATACCATCAAATTGTCTAAACAAGGACTTTGTTCATTAAATACTTTTGGATCGACCCTCGTACTcattataatcgatttttccataatttcatcTGTTTTTCAACGATTTTTGACCGAGAAATTGCGTCGTTACATTCCTGtactttgtttttcatcttCTACATCTCTAATTGATGCTATAACCTGAAGTGTAAGTGTCTAAAAGaagatttttctctttaataaCTTTTGGATGGACCCCTGTACTATTGATAGTccatttttccataatttcaacTTCAAGGTTTTAGAAATGTTACATTTTATACCATCAAATTGTCTAAACAAGGACTTTTCGCATTAAATACTTTTGGTTCGACCCTCGTACTcattataatcga
This genomic interval carries:
- the LOC130894594 gene encoding uncharacterized protein LOC130894594, whose translation is MFINDVNKKEEIRNIAIKNLRKLDVKQRIKCFRPSTQTIKTKKLFKVPLANLENETVTLRNGQQLVIPKRLYEMCSFILSNVDTEGIFRKEGSRSRQNEIKLLLDRGCMLGIDHHVIDVAVVLKCFLRELPEPLIPFSFHELFLRCSIIEKKIEAILLACLLVPTEHLNVLTFLMQFFNEIALHAKSNKMNSYNLSLLISPNIFPLNEKMVPKNQLMIKKTCEITKIMIENANKIGLIPDSILEQVGNLQPGELAVKTKVKRRRSASLTRILNGLKKIVGNKNDDNQAVNTVTPDLLLTPILTVTKKNSNDHKFSKPKIEAGPGKKPLLQRRWSAITSVTNMKRKKRNSYVYKSREDSLNSSQENYVRVPKVEYEAIKNRVSAIEKRLSLELESAAKREANVIQDIQTKYEKTLGNSEPLSPGTDQLAKRLSRELRIRNCDQKMIRSPSARKIGNIRRRSRELMRNNSVRRQNRSKNDGDDARVNVGPNSSEEISSSPGISDKSFSRHSSLRKERRAVRRSGNSTPKRAYVKQKCFNYDLRQFSEVNKENNPVCNTPVPMIKKTLPVKGIPKRISGTPKGTVRSTPLRVLPTTDFNYVDGM